aacaaaagaagaagagaaaattcGAATTTAGAAAAAGGAATTTGTTTTAGTGTTTGTATATATTATAAAGAAATAAAttattccttgctagtggtaaatcttgccttgtttgtgcttaaagaaattggaAGCTTTGTGTTAATATGGTGTGTGATTTGGGGTTTGGTTCAATACAAGTGTGAAATTTAaattgttaatgtatatgtattaatgtgcttagggaggtgtagtcactatatccaaatatatcctacccgtcatgtagcctacattacaatcaaaataaagtcttacttgatccttgactaaatgagctcaattcgtagagtattacactatggACATGCCAATGGTACTTTCTCTATGGCGcatgaattttatttctgagagtgagtgaactatttatatcttgagttcctatttgttcttgaattttattgtgtgtgggaCTACTCTCTATCTttggtgtgagggcacatgattttcTAAGGAAAGGTAATGTGGGCCTCTATGTTTGAGTAATGAGCCGGTTTTTGAAAAATACGTGGTGCAtttgagtcgagtcttgaggcTAAGATGTTATGATAGGGTGTTTAGTctgctttaaatattcttggcataaTGCGTTATGGAAGTTGTCTGATGAGAATGTCATATCTATGTGAAGTGcaatttgattgctcgaggacgggcaatggtttaagtgtggggtgttgatggtaggttaGCATCACGTGTTTTAGTCGTactttgcactctaattactgtattttacttgtgtttgagcgtgaatgttagtgtattgcacttattatgtgttttataccTTGAGGGAAGTGATTTCACGTTAAAAAGATATCCAGGAGCTAAattgaacaagttggagctttgaagtttgagtaaaagtcCAAGGGATCAAACCAGGATTGTGTTCGGGGGTCGGgagccaagtctggatgtcaaaacgcGAAGAAAATAAAGTACTCTGTAAAAATTCCACTatcgcgccgcatggggcgacacaACAATGCATTTTGCTACTGTCCGTCAGAAGTCGCTCTCTGAACTTTTCCACTAGCACCCCGCATGGGGCGGCGCGCCTGTGTGATTTTGTCAGAGTACTTTCCTGTTTCGGGTCGGAAAAGGTAATTTCTTTGGGAGAATTGATCTTGTGTCAAACTAGGAATCATTGAAACATTACCAGACTCATATGGATTGACAGACTCAGAACCATATTAGAAGCCACATTAGCAGGAAGACCAAGAAAGTTCACTTTAATATGGGTTACAATTTTTCTACTGCCAGGCCCTTTTGTGAACTTGAAGTTAGGAGGATACTCATGTAATTTATAGCATTTATCAATAGTGTGACCCGGTTTCTTACAATATTTGCATGTAAGAGGTCTTTGATCATTAAAGTTAACTCTAGAAGGAAACTCTTGTTTAGATACCCCAGCATTGAAAGAAATAGATGTAGGGAGAAATTGAGGAGAGGTAGAGACCTGCTTATGCTTCTCATCTGACAACGGTACACTATAGACAATGCTCACAGATGGAAATGGCTTAATCATGAATATATTACTTCTAGTTTGCACATATTTATCATCGAGACCCATAAAAAACTGATACACCTTTTGAACATCATCATCTTTATGATAATCAGACTT
The DNA window shown above is from Nicotiana tomentosiformis chromosome 8, ASM39032v3, whole genome shotgun sequence and carries:
- the LOC138897100 gene encoding uncharacterized protein → MCNDLVISWLTNSLSKDIAHSVKYSKLDKDIWSELVERYGQTCAASVFELKKELAHISQGPLAIASNLTKSSGCGMKLMPCQLVESGLATIVVLSLIIIKMMMFKSVPLSDEKHKQVSTSPQFLPTSISFNAGVSKQEFPSRVNFNDQRPLTCKYCKKPGHTIDKCYKLHEYPPNFKFTKGPGSRKIVTHIKVNFLGLPANVASNMVLSLSIHMSLVMFQ